Proteins found in one Vallitalea guaymasensis genomic segment:
- a CDS encoding ABC transporter ATP-binding protein, whose amino-acid sequence MYNDIFQAINLSKNYGNISVLKEVNMTIHQGEIYGLIGENGAGKTTLMKIIGNLVRPTRGSISLFGQTDIDLMNQERKKIGYLIEIPALYSELSARDNLEFYCRIMNITDKKTINEVLHIVSLEDIENKKVGEFSLGMRQRLGLAIALINNPEFLVLDEPINGLDAVGISQIREILIKLAKENDVAVLISSHILSELQLLATKYGFIHKGRMLQEISAEDLIETEGKYISIVPSNHLLAKQILKDNFNIKVIDGDKNGEIRIPNGAFTLEEIISVLIRSKVEILSVSTHYTTLEDYFLNLIEGDN is encoded by the coding sequence GTGTATAATGATATTTTTCAAGCAATAAATCTTAGTAAAAACTATGGAAATATATCTGTTCTCAAGGAAGTTAATATGACAATTCATCAAGGTGAGATTTATGGTTTGATAGGAGAAAATGGAGCGGGAAAAACAACTTTGATGAAGATTATTGGTAATCTTGTAAGACCCACTAGGGGAAGTATATCTTTGTTTGGACAAACAGATATAGATTTAATGAATCAAGAAAGGAAAAAAATTGGGTATTTAATAGAGATACCTGCACTTTACTCAGAATTAAGTGCAAGGGATAATCTAGAATTTTATTGTCGTATTATGAATATTACAGATAAAAAGACAATCAATGAAGTATTACATATAGTGTCTCTGGAGGATATTGAAAACAAAAAAGTTGGCGAATTTTCTCTTGGTATGCGTCAAAGATTAGGATTGGCTATAGCTCTAATCAATAATCCAGAATTTTTGGTATTGGATGAACCAATTAATGGACTTGATGCAGTAGGTATTTCACAAATACGGGAAATATTAATTAAACTTGCTAAAGAAAATGATGTAGCTGTTTTAATATCTAGCCATATTCTCAGTGAATTACAATTGTTAGCTACAAAATATGGATTTATTCATAAAGGACGTATGTTACAAGAGATTTCTGCTGAGGACTTAATTGAAACAGAGGGGAAATACATAAGCATCGTACCATCTAATCACTTGTTGGCGAAACAGATTTTAAAGGATAATTTCAACATTAAAGTAATTGATGGTGATAAGAATGGTGAAATACGTATTCCAAATGGAGCATTTACTCTAGAGGAAATTATTTCGGTACTTATAAGAAGTAAAGTAGAAATACTTAG
- a CDS encoding LytR/AlgR family response regulator transcription factor: protein MIHIAICDDNISDTEHIEKQLRQLESCLSINIDIQIFYSGESFCKSINKSCPFDIVLMDIEMDGIDGIVAGEKLRADDENDRVLLIYISSHENYYRRLFDVQPFSFMQKPIDANEFYDKLNKAIEKIIKRRKNGKSNILPISQKGKEILIPMNNILYLESKVRLIHLFTTDGMIIYYGTLSKEEKKLTQYEFVRTHQSYIVNLQYIKIVTSNNLTLINDMLIPISSNRKNLVKERYMEYRRNLF, encoded by the coding sequence ATGATACATATAGCTATTTGTGATGATAACATATCTGATACTGAACATATTGAAAAACAACTTAGACAACTTGAATCTTGTTTATCTATCAATATTGATATACAGATTTTCTACTCTGGAGAAAGTTTTTGCAAGTCAATTAATAAAAGCTGCCCTTTTGATATCGTATTAATGGATATAGAGATGGATGGAATAGATGGGATAGTAGCTGGTGAAAAACTACGTGCTGATGATGAAAATGATAGGGTATTGTTAATTTACATTTCCAGCCATGAAAATTATTATCGCAGATTATTTGATGTACAGCCCTTTAGTTTTATGCAAAAACCAATTGACGCTAATGAATTTTATGATAAATTAAATAAAGCTATTGAAAAAATTATTAAACGACGTAAAAATGGAAAATCTAATATTTTGCCTATATCCCAAAAAGGAAAAGAGATACTGATTCCTATGAATAATATATTATATCTTGAAAGTAAAGTTAGGTTAATACACTTATTTACAACAGATGGTATGATAATATATTATGGAACTTTAAGTAAAGAAGAAAAAAAGCTAACTCAATACGAATTTGTTAGAACCCATCAATCATACATCGTTAATCTACAATATATAAAAATAGTTACAAGTAATAACCTTACCCTTATCAATGATATGCTGATTCCCATTAGCAGTAATCGTAAAAATCTAGTAAAAGAACGTTACATGGAATATAGGAGGAATTTATTTTGA